From Chryseobacterium shandongense, the proteins below share one genomic window:
- the tpx gene encoding thiol peroxidase, with the protein MSTTITLKGNEVHTIGKLPEVGSTIRDFALVDSGLQVKTLENYNGKKKVFNIFPSIDTPTCASSARKFNEEASALEDTVVINVSKDLPFALGRFCAAEGLNNVETLSDFRSSFGDDYEVTITDSPMKGLLSRAVIVTDADNKVVYTEQVSEIADEPNYTAALAALK; encoded by the coding sequence ATGTCAACAACAATTACTTTAAAAGGAAATGAAGTGCACACAATCGGGAAATTACCGGAAGTAGGCTCCACCATCAGGGATTTTGCATTGGTAGATTCAGGTTTACAGGTAAAAACGCTTGAAAACTATAATGGAAAGAAAAAAGTATTCAATATCTTCCCAAGTATTGATACGCCTACATGTGCATCTTCTGCAAGAAAATTCAACGAAGAAGCTTCTGCACTGGAAGATACTGTTGTTATTAATGTTTCTAAAGATTTACCTTTTGCTTTGGGAAGATTCTGTGCCGCGGAAGGCCTGAATAATGTTGAAACCCTTTCAGACTTCAGAAGCAGCTTCGGGGACGATTATGAAGTAACCATCACCGATTCTCCCATGAAAGGACTTCTGAGCCGTGCTGTAATCGTTACTGATGCAGATAATAAAGTAGTGTACACAGAACAGGTTTCGGAAATTGCAGACGAACCAAACTACACTGCCGCTTTAGCCGCTTTAAAATAG